Proteins from a single region of Rana temporaria chromosome 5, aRanTem1.1, whole genome shotgun sequence:
- the NR1D2 gene encoding nuclear receptor subfamily 1 group D member 2 produces the protein MESSAGGVIAYISSSSSASSPSSCHSESSNFSFQSSSSLPSSPSSSASEGSSNGSGGNGNTRKSDLSVGNLFFNLEESQRNQQVDTLCIRTTYTSAAILTKSHAGLTSKFNGMILLCKVCGDVASGFHYGVHACEGCKGFFRRSIQQNIQYKKCLKNESCSIMRMNRNRCQQCRFKKCLSVGMSRDAVRFGRIPKREKQRMLMEMQSAMKTMMNSQFGSSGPQEALPDYQASPSVLPPVPHPVQENLDSKVQQYPEKSPTLPSSSSINPAPPSSDISKEDVIGTVTRAHRETFMYNQETSEFKGEASHYKEERMNNVKYSNSNNIQFDSVVNVARCPVGESQNNMNGQHRGKNNMGCPYSHAVYYSNEQNINISNSYSHKEFSKTPTIDVSQTERMNGYPCNRGKRMYLVCPMSVSPYMDPNKSGPQIWEEFSTSFTPAVKEVVEFAKRIPGFRDLSQYDQVNLLKAGTFEVLMVRFASLFDAKERTVTFLSGRKYNVDELRFMGAGELLNSVFEFSEKLKALHLSEEEMSLFTAVVLVSADRSGIENVNSVEALQETLIRALRTLIMKNHPNEASTFTRLLLKLADLRSLNNMHSEELLAFKIHP, from the exons GTGGTGTCATTGCATACATCAGCTCCTCCAGCTCAGCCTCCAGCCCTTCCTCCTGCCACAGTGAGAGCTCCAATTTCAGTTTCCAGTCTTCGTCCTCTCTGCCATCTTCCCCCAGCAGTTCTGCCTCTGAAGGGAGTAGCAATGGCAGCGGTGGCAATGGGAACACCAGAAAAAGTGACCTTTCCGTTGGAAACCTCTTCTTCAACCTGGAGGAATCTCAGAGGAACCAACAGGTGGACACACTGTGCATAAGGACAACCTACACAAGTGCAGCAATCCTGACCAAAAGCCATGCAGGCCTCACCTCAA aattCAATGGGATGATACTTCTGTGTAAGGTGTGCGGAGATGTAGCCTCTGGATTTCACTATGGAGTCCACGCCTGTGAGGGATGTAAG GGCTTTTTCAGAAGAAGCATACAACAAAACATCCAGTACAAAAAGTGCCTCAAGAATGAGAGCTGTTCTATCATGAGGATGAACCGAAATCGCTGCCAGCAATGCCGCTTCAAGAAATGTTTGTCTGTCGGCATGTCCAGGGATG CTGTTCGTTTTGGTCGCATCCCAAAGCGTGAAAAACAAAGAATGCTGATGGAAATGCAGTCTGCCATGAAGACTATGATGAACAGTCAGTTTGGTAGCTCGGGACCTCAAGAAGCACTGCCAGATTACCAAGCTTCACCATCAGTTTTGCCACCTGTGCCCCATCCTGTTCAAGAAAACCTAGACAGCAAGGTTCAGCAATATCCCGAAAAAAGCCCCACGCTACCATCCTCATCTTCAATTAATCCAGCTCCTCCATCTTCAGACATTAGTAAGGAGGATGTCATTGGTACAGTAACTAGAGCTCACAGAGAGACCTTCATGTATAATCAGGAGACTTCTGAATTTAAAGGCGAAGCCAGCCACTACAAGGAAGAAAGGATGAACAATGTTAAATACAGTAACAGTAACAATATTCAATTCGATAGTGTTGTCAACGTTGCTCGCTGTCCTGTTGGTGAAAGCCAGAACAACATGAATGGACAACATAGGGGCAAAAACAACATGGGTTGTCCCTATTCCCATGCCGTTTACTACTCTAATGAACAGAACATAAACATTTCCAATAGCTATTCCCACAAGGAGTTCAGTAAAACACCCACGATTGACGTGTCTCAGACTGAGCGCATGAATGGCTATCCGTGCAATAGAGGAAAAAGAATGTATTTG GTTTGTCCAATGAGCGTGTCTCCTTACATGGACCCAAATAAATCTGGACCTCAAATCTGGGAAGAGTTCTCCACGAGTTTTACCCCGGCTGTGAAAGAAGTGGTGGAATTTGCCAAGCGCATTCCAGGATTTAGGGACCTTTCACAGTATGATCAGGTTAACTTGCTGAAAGCTGGAACGTTTGAG GTTTTAATGGTTCGGTTTGCATCACTGTTTGATGCGAAGGAGCGCACTGTCACCTTTCTAAGTGGGAGGAAGTACAATGTGGATGAACTGCGCTTCATGGGAGCTGGCGAGCTGCTGAACTCAGTGTTTGAATTCAGCGAGAAGCTTAAAGCACTGCATCTTAGCGAGGAGGAGATGAGTTTGTTTACAGCAGTTGTCCTCGTCTCTGCGG ATCGCTCTGGTATTGAAAATGTAAACTCTGTTGAAGCTTTGCAAGAGACTCTGATCCGAGCCCTGAGGACTTTAATCATGAAAAACCATCCTAACGAGGCCTCCACTTTTACCAGACTCCTCCTGAAGTTAGCAGACCTGCGTTCTCTAAATAACATGCACTCCGAGGAGCTTCTGGCTTTCAAGATTCACCCATAG